In the genome of Photobacterium sp. TLY01, one region contains:
- a CDS encoding BCCT family transporter — MSAETPTEEKTQRSSTILIPVFIPAVAVILLMVIGTISNPTLAGQVFSDTLSYVTQSFGWFYMLSVAIFLFFIVTVALTKWGEIKLGPDHAEPEYSFPAWFAMLFSAGYGIALLFFGVAEPVLHYASPPDGPAMTVNAARQAMQIAFFHWGFHIWAIYGLVGLTLAYFAFRHGLPLSMRSTLYPLIGEKIHGPIGHTVDIFAILGTLFGIATTLGLSVAQINAGLNYLWPSIPVNTTVQIIAIIVITALAIFSVVAGMDKGVKRLSILNMVLAISLMLFVFAVGPTIFILNTFMQNTGSYLSNIVERTFNLQAYTASDWIGNWTLFIFGWTIAWAPFVGLFVAKISRGRTIRQFVVGVMVVPTIFTFLWFSVFGDTALHLIMVEGYTQLIQEVQNDQAIALFKLLEQLPLTSIVSFITVFLIVTFFVTSSDSGSLVIDSLASGGVAHTPAWQRVFWASMEGLVAAVLLLAGGLSALQTASIVSALPFAIIMLIAAVGMWRALVIESHHSQSLEQHVQSRSRQSGGKTGPGYWKKRLANIVDFPGREEVSAFIQKTVYPSMQKVEQELEQQGWVAEVIYDEEQGRAKFEVYQEGKLEFLYEVRLRGYLLPDFAFPETDHDPEDPDHYYRAEVFLRRGGRAYDVYGYEQQDIISDILDQFENYLHFLHVSPGILPWNMEEEENNEQQQAKE, encoded by the coding sequence ATGTCAGCAGAAACCCCGACAGAAGAGAAAACGCAGCGCAGTTCAACGATCCTGATTCCGGTTTTTATTCCCGCCGTGGCGGTCATTTTACTCATGGTCATTGGCACCATCAGTAACCCGACCCTGGCTGGACAAGTCTTCTCAGACACCCTCAGTTACGTCACCCAGAGTTTCGGCTGGTTCTATATGCTGTCGGTGGCGATCTTTCTGTTTTTTATTGTCACTGTGGCCCTGACCAAATGGGGAGAGATCAAGCTCGGGCCGGATCACGCCGAACCGGAGTACAGCTTTCCGGCCTGGTTTGCCATGCTGTTCTCCGCCGGTTACGGGATCGCCCTGCTGTTTTTTGGCGTCGCCGAGCCTGTGCTGCACTATGCCTCGCCGCCTGACGGCCCGGCGATGACAGTGAATGCCGCCCGACAGGCGATGCAGATTGCCTTTTTCCACTGGGGATTTCATATCTGGGCCATTTATGGCCTGGTCGGCCTGACGCTGGCTTATTTCGCCTTTCGTCACGGCCTGCCGTTATCGATGCGCTCCACGCTGTATCCGCTCATCGGCGAAAAAATCCACGGCCCGATCGGCCATACCGTGGATATTTTTGCCATCCTCGGTACTCTGTTCGGGATTGCCACCACGCTGGGGCTCTCGGTGGCGCAGATCAATGCCGGGCTCAATTACCTCTGGCCATCAATACCGGTCAATACCACAGTGCAAATTATTGCGATCATAGTGATCACTGCACTGGCGATTTTTTCTGTGGTCGCCGGGATGGATAAAGGGGTCAAGCGCCTGTCAATCCTCAACATGGTGTTGGCCATCTCGTTAATGCTGTTTGTGTTTGCCGTCGGGCCAACCATCTTCATTCTCAATACTTTCATGCAGAACACCGGCAGTTACCTGAGCAATATCGTTGAGCGGACCTTTAATTTGCAGGCCTATACCGCCAGCGACTGGATTGGTAACTGGACCTTGTTTATCTTCGGCTGGACCATTGCCTGGGCCCCCTTTGTTGGCCTGTTCGTGGCGAAAATCAGCCGCGGCCGCACCATCCGCCAATTCGTGGTCGGGGTGATGGTGGTGCCAACCATCTTCACCTTCCTGTGGTTCTCTGTGTTCGGTGATACCGCGCTGCATCTGATCATGGTCGAGGGCTATACCCAGCTCATCCAGGAAGTACAGAACGATCAGGCCATCGCGTTGTTCAAATTACTGGAGCAGTTACCCCTGACCTCGATCGTTTCCTTTATTACCGTGTTTTTGATCGTCACCTTTTTCGTCACCTCGTCGGACTCCGGCTCGCTGGTGATCGACTCGCTGGCCTCGGGCGGCGTTGCTCATACTCCGGCGTGGCAACGGGTGTTCTGGGCATCCATGGAAGGACTGGTCGCAGCTGTGCTCTTGCTGGCCGGTGGTCTCAGCGCCCTGCAAACGGCATCGATTGTCAGCGCCCTGCCCTTTGCGATCATCATGCTGATCGCAGCCGTTGGCATGTGGCGGGCACTGGTGATTGAAAGCCATCACAGCCAGAGTCTGGAGCAGCACGTCCAGTCCCGATCGCGCCAGAGCGGCGGAAAAACCGGGCCGGGGTACTGGAAAAAACGTCTGGCCAACATTGTCGATTTCCCCGGACGCGAAGAAGTCTCAGCCTTTATCCAGAAGACAGTTTACCCAAGCATGCAGAAAGTCGAGCAGGAACTTGAGCAGCAAGGCTGGGTAGCCGAAGTCATTTACGATGAAGAGCAAGGTCGGGCCAAGTTTGAGGTGTATCAGGAAGGGAAGCTGGAATTTCTGTACGAAGTCAGACTGAGAGGTTATCTGTTACCTGATTTTGCCTTCCCGGAAACCGATCATGACCCGGAAGATCCGGATCATTATTACCGGGCGGAAGTCTTCCTGCGCCGGGGCGGCCGGGCGTACGACGTTTATGGCTATGAACAGCAGGACATTATTTCCGACATCCTGGATCAATTCGAGAACTACCTGCACTTCTTACATGTGTCGCCCGGCATCCTGCCGTGGAACATGGAAGAAGAGGAAAACAACGAGCAGCAACAGGCAAAAGAGTAA
- a CDS encoding pyridoxamine 5'-phosphate oxidase family protein has product MLSTSQRTAIKKGAHKAVFEQEKLYQIIDESLVAHVAIQEAQGPVVIPMLAWRVGDFVYIHGANNSRLLRRLRQAVQTCLTFTLFDGWVLARSAFNHSAHYRSAVVFGQFEVIEDNLEKDQLLNHFVEQIAPGRTQDIRLSNPKELMATTVLRMPLHEASVKISNKDVGDDPADLDVPAWAGFIPYRTVVGPLKATAGLHASIPTPDYSAAYGERWEK; this is encoded by the coding sequence ATGTTATCGACAAGTCAGAGAACGGCAATCAAAAAAGGGGCCCACAAGGCGGTGTTCGAGCAGGAAAAACTGTATCAGATCATTGATGAAAGTCTGGTGGCGCACGTGGCGATTCAGGAAGCGCAGGGGCCAGTGGTGATCCCGATGCTGGCGTGGCGGGTGGGGGATTTTGTTTATATTCACGGCGCCAACAACAGCCGTTTGCTGCGCAGACTCAGGCAGGCGGTGCAAACCTGTTTAACTTTCACGCTGTTCGATGGCTGGGTGCTGGCGCGGTCAGCGTTCAATCACAGTGCCCATTACCGCTCGGCTGTGGTGTTCGGCCAGTTTGAGGTCATTGAAGATAACCTTGAAAAAGACCAGCTGCTGAACCATTTTGTCGAGCAGATTGCCCCCGGAAGGACGCAGGACATCCGGCTGAGCAACCCAAAAGAGCTGATGGCGACGACTGTGCTGCGGATGCCGCTGCATGAAGCTTCGGTGAAAATCAGCAATAAAGATGTGGGCGATGATCCGGCGGATCTGGATGTGCCGGCCTGGGCCGGTTTTATTCCGTACCGGACTGTGGTTGGTCCGCTCAAGGCGACGGCGGGTTTGCATGCGTCTATCCCGACGCCGGACTACAGTGCCGCTTACGGGGAGCGCTGGGAAAAATAA
- a CDS encoding MipA/OmpV family protein → MKNISLHVVALFGALSCFGSVHAAETRTPLVPLPSLDDFTDGDGWGVGLGLSVEYESAYEGSDEFELEVEPAGGVQWRTGDHLFYWSGLAIGWRTLVKDGWLVQTSLGYEEGREEGDSEDGRLDGLGESDSGVTLLLETRYALAENWRYFLDGRVLTGEIGTLGIFGAGTCLACQPNGTGWEVGAVVTFHDGKLANRDFGVNTQQSINSGLPETDVDSGYRSTGVNVNYRNYLNENWQVFGEVLYEVYGSDVSDSPISRNNYEAEIGVGFIYVF, encoded by the coding sequence ATGAAAAACATCTCCCTTCACGTTGTCGCATTGTTTGGCGCGCTATCCTGTTTTGGTTCGGTCCATGCGGCAGAAACAAGAACTCCTCTCGTTCCGCTTCCTTCTCTCGACGATTTTACAGATGGCGATGGCTGGGGAGTTGGACTTGGGCTCAGTGTTGAATATGAGTCTGCTTATGAGGGCTCAGACGAATTTGAGCTTGAGGTCGAGCCCGCCGGGGGGGTGCAGTGGCGAACGGGCGACCATCTTTTTTACTGGTCCGGTCTGGCCATTGGCTGGCGAACTTTGGTGAAGGATGGCTGGTTGGTGCAAACCTCTTTGGGCTACGAGGAAGGTCGTGAAGAGGGCGATTCAGAAGATGGCCGACTGGATGGGTTAGGCGAGTCGGATTCTGGTGTGACATTGCTGCTGGAAACGCGCTATGCCCTTGCAGAGAATTGGCGTTACTTTTTAGATGGCCGTGTATTAACAGGAGAAATTGGTACCCTCGGAATTTTTGGCGCAGGCACATGTCTGGCGTGCCAGCCGAACGGCACTGGCTGGGAAGTTGGCGCTGTGGTCACTTTTCACGATGGTAAGCTCGCCAACCGGGACTTTGGAGTCAACACACAGCAATCCATCAATTCAGGCCTTCCGGAAACCGATGTGGATAGCGGGTACCGATCAACAGGTGTGAATGTGAACTACCGGAATTACTTAAACGAAAACTGGCAGGTCTTCGGAGAAGTACTTTACGAAGTTTACGGAAGTGACGTGAGCGATAGCCCAATCTCCCGAAATAATTACGAAGCGGAAATCGGTGTTGGCTTCATTTATGTGTTCTGA
- a CDS encoding PLP-dependent aminotransferase family protein encodes MDLALLSPTLIETGDLSLTGGSGTRQERLFHAIRDKIVANLWPMGGKLPSTRHLAQELKLSRNTVTAAYEQLAAEGYIESRLGSGFYVAVELPEHFITAGANRSPNQAVSAVKRAYINLPFAPGVPDLAAFPAAKWQKLLQRHAGRPALLGNQDLQGLPELRQAVSDYLASSRSVHCDPSRIIITAGAQQALSLALLSTLSRGDSVLMEQPGYTQMRKVIDWQGYQFAPLHIRPQTGPDVEAIRASQAKALYLTPSNQYPMGTTLNTEQRLSVIDWAVQGQRWIIEDDYDSEFQFAHRPYTSMQGLAAQMGHDSRVLYIGSFSKVMFNSLRLGYLVVPQSLLEPCLRLKDAMSGDTPALMQAALADFIQEGDLLRHIRKMRRAYKEKHRLMLDAISRFFGDQVEVISQPAGLHVTLRWQTGIREDNWAQQAEAAGIVLRPLSYYEHPPHQNRDWHGAVLGFGNVAPDAIAPLIARLATLFHCQP; translated from the coding sequence ATGGACTTGGCTTTGTTATCTCCAACACTCATAGAAACCGGGGATCTGTCGCTCACGGGAGGTTCGGGTACGCGACAGGAGCGACTATTTCACGCGATCCGCGACAAAATTGTCGCTAACCTGTGGCCAATGGGCGGGAAATTGCCGTCAACACGTCACCTTGCGCAAGAACTGAAATTGAGCCGAAATACCGTCACAGCAGCTTACGAGCAGCTGGCTGCCGAAGGATATATCGAAAGCCGGTTGGGCTCAGGATTCTATGTCGCGGTTGAACTGCCGGAACACTTCATCACAGCCGGGGCAAACCGCTCCCCCAATCAGGCTGTTTCTGCCGTTAAACGGGCCTACATCAATCTTCCCTTTGCGCCGGGTGTACCGGATCTGGCGGCCTTTCCCGCGGCAAAGTGGCAGAAATTACTGCAGCGCCATGCGGGCAGACCAGCCTTACTGGGCAATCAGGATCTGCAGGGCTTGCCCGAGCTGCGTCAGGCGGTGTCGGATTATCTGGCCTCCAGCCGATCGGTTCACTGCGATCCCAGCCGGATCATCATCACTGCCGGAGCGCAGCAGGCGCTGTCGCTGGCTTTGCTGTCGACCCTCTCCCGTGGCGACAGCGTCCTGATGGAGCAACCCGGCTATACGCAGATGCGTAAAGTCATCGACTGGCAAGGCTACCAGTTCGCGCCGCTGCACATCCGACCGCAAACCGGCCCGGATGTTGAAGCAATCCGCGCCAGCCAGGCCAAAGCGTTATACCTGACGCCGAGCAATCAGTATCCCATGGGCACGACCCTGAATACCGAACAGCGGCTGAGCGTGATTGACTGGGCCGTGCAGGGCCAGCGCTGGATCATTGAAGATGACTACGATAGTGAATTTCAGTTTGCCCATCGTCCTTATACCAGCATGCAGGGGCTGGCCGCACAAATGGGCCATGACAGCCGGGTGCTCTATATTGGCTCTTTCAGCAAAGTGATGTTTAACAGCCTGCGGCTGGGTTATCTGGTGGTACCGCAATCACTGCTTGAGCCGTGTCTGAGGCTCAAAGATGCGATGAGCGGCGACACCCCGGCGCTGATGCAGGCCGCTCTGGCGGACTTTATTCAGGAAGGTGATCTGCTGCGCCATATCCGAAAAATGCGTCGGGCGTACAAAGAAAAGCACCGCTTGATGCTGGATGCCATCAGCCGCTTTTTCGGGGATCAGGTAGAAGTGATCAGCCAGCCTGCCGGACTGCATGTCACCCTCAGGTGGCAGACTGGCATCCGTGAAGATAACTGGGCGCAGCAAGCCGAAGCTGCCGGGATTGTGCTGCGGCCACTGAGTTACTATGAGCACCCGCCGCACCAAAACAGAGACTGGCACGGGGCAGTGCTCGGCTTTGGCAATGTGGCGCCCGATGCGATCGCGCCGCTGATTGCCCGTTTGGCCACGCTGTTTCATTGTCAGCCATAA
- a CDS encoding redoxin domain-containing protein encodes MKRASFLYTFSLLACLLTPAVAQAESSMALLEQQQTIAGEPLALSDQTRTHLVFLDIWTSYAGEGAEAFVAQLPPSFLQSTQQIWIQPEFNVTRAQLQEFQSDYPQVAPLVLDHQQALLKQFGLWQTPAHVLIEHGNVVFSGGNEALLAYLNPDKKTEAAPKRDAESDAWKALQPPAESGSTVKQPAPYVVPQVGAEAPRFERQTLSDQTVSLTGLLQQSKGKQSVSLVFVDALCPMPHFPGCEAKLAKWQQQVESDPSRQWVGVISGYYIDAGIAAGFAEKFGLTAQLIFDTDNALYKAYGVHATPYQIDVGPQGRIQYRGDQLH; translated from the coding sequence ATGAAACGAGCAAGTTTTTTATACACATTTTCTCTGCTGGCCTGCCTGCTGACCCCGGCAGTTGCTCAGGCTGAATCGAGCATGGCCTTGCTGGAACAGCAGCAAACGATCGCAGGCGAGCCGCTCGCACTGTCTGATCAGACCCGGACCCATCTGGTGTTTCTGGATATCTGGACCAGCTATGCCGGAGAGGGAGCGGAAGCTTTCGTCGCCCAGTTACCGCCATCATTTCTGCAATCCACACAGCAGATCTGGATCCAGCCGGAATTTAATGTGACGCGCGCGCAATTGCAGGAATTCCAGAGTGATTACCCGCAAGTTGCACCGCTGGTCCTCGATCATCAGCAAGCGCTGCTCAAGCAGTTCGGCTTGTGGCAAACCCCGGCGCATGTGCTGATTGAGCACGGCAACGTGGTGTTCTCGGGCGGGAATGAGGCTTTGCTGGCTTATCTGAACCCAGACAAAAAGACTGAAGCGGCCCCAAAACGGGATGCTGAATCCGATGCCTGGAAAGCGCTCCAGCCCCCCGCTGAATCCGGAAGTACCGTGAAACAGCCTGCACCTTATGTGGTGCCGCAGGTCGGTGCTGAGGCCCCCCGGTTTGAGCGCCAGACCCTCTCTGATCAGACGGTGTCGCTGACGGGATTACTGCAGCAGAGCAAAGGTAAGCAATCTGTGTCTCTGGTCTTTGTTGATGCCCTGTGTCCGATGCCGCATTTCCCCGGATGTGAGGCAAAACTGGCAAAGTGGCAGCAGCAGGTTGAATCGGATCCGTCCCGTCAGTGGGTGGGCGTGATCAGCGGCTATTACATTGATGCCGGTATCGCCGCTGGTTTTGCGGAAAAATTCGGCCTGACGGCGCAGCTGATTTTTGACACCGACAATGCGCTGTACAAAGCCTATGGCGTCCATGCCACGCCGTATCAGATTGATGTCGGTCCGCAAGGCCGGATTCAGTATCGCGGCGACCAGCTGCACTGA
- a CDS encoding TlpA disulfide reductase family protein produces the protein MKTSALFHKGWQAMVMALALSLPAVQAAETAQTAPLFTATTVSGQAFKLADYLGKQPVYLKFWATWCSFCKAEMPHLNAIKDEFGDEIKVISVNVGFNDSVANVQQFFRQEGYDIPTIFDANGEITQKYQVVGTPHHILIDKDGNIAYRTFLATDQLDQIIEQWAQH, from the coding sequence ATGAAAACTTCTGCTTTGTTTCACAAAGGCTGGCAAGCCATGGTGATGGCACTGGCATTGTCGCTGCCTGCGGTGCAAGCCGCGGAGACGGCGCAGACCGCGCCCTTGTTTACGGCAACAACGGTATCGGGCCAGGCATTTAAACTCGCGGATTATCTGGGTAAGCAGCCGGTTTATCTCAAATTCTGGGCGACCTGGTGCAGCTTCTGCAAGGCGGAGATGCCGCATCTGAATGCCATCAAGGATGAGTTTGGCGACGAGATAAAAGTGATTTCGGTGAACGTGGGTTTCAATGATTCGGTGGCCAATGTGCAGCAGTTTTTCCGTCAGGAAGGGTATGACATTCCCACTATTTTTGATGCCAATGGAGAGATTACCCAGAAATATCAGGTCGTGGGCACACCGCACCATATTCTGATCGACAAGGACGGAAATATTGCCTACCGCACTTTTCTGGCGACGGATCAGCTGGATCAGATCATCGAGCAATGGGCTCAGCACTGA
- a CDS encoding cytochrome c biogenesis protein CcdA has translation METAIQAALFNQQFGLWIVGAVFLAGLFTSLTPCVYPMLPITVSVVGSQARDRRQSFWLSLSYVMGLAVVYALLGVLAATTGQLFGVVATHPLTLLLMGAFCFAMAAWMLGWLRLPGLSLNLSLPRLVRHPMIGTFLAGACSGLVMAPCTSPVLGMLLMYVASAGNAYWAALLMFVFALGMSALLVLAGTFSGLLASLPRSGQWMNRVKWLMAMMMAGAGTFFFFQIISMENI, from the coding sequence ATGGAAACTGCAATTCAGGCTGCGCTTTTCAACCAGCAATTCGGGCTGTGGATTGTTGGCGCGGTCTTTCTGGCCGGGCTGTTTACCAGCCTGACACCCTGCGTTTACCCCATGTTGCCCATCACTGTTTCCGTAGTGGGCAGTCAGGCCCGTGACCGCAGGCAATCCTTTTGGCTCTCTCTCAGTTATGTGATGGGTCTGGCGGTGGTGTATGCCCTGTTGGGCGTGCTGGCAGCGACCACAGGCCAATTGTTTGGCGTGGTGGCGACGCATCCGCTCACGCTGCTGCTGATGGGGGCATTCTGCTTTGCGATGGCGGCCTGGATGCTGGGGTGGCTTCGCTTGCCCGGATTGTCGCTCAACCTGTCCCTGCCGCGGCTGGTTCGTCATCCGATGATCGGGACGTTTCTGGCCGGGGCCTGTTCGGGGCTGGTGATGGCGCCCTGTACCTCGCCGGTTCTGGGCATGCTGCTGATGTACGTGGCGTCCGCCGGAAATGCGTACTGGGCGGCGTTGCTGATGTTTGTGTTCGCGCTGGGCATGAGTGCCTTGCTGGTGCTGGCGGGCACCTTCAGCGGATTGCTGGCCTCGCTGCCGCGCTCCGGTCAGTGGATGAACCGGGTGAAATGGCTGATGGCCATGATGATGGCCGGAGCCGGGACCTTCTTTTTCTTTCAGATCATATCAATGGAGAACATATGA
- a CDS encoding winged helix-turn-helix domain-containing protein: MACYQFAAFIFDADTGQLLHQTPSGQTETYLRHKVSQLLTYLLTHPDQVLSKDTLLEALWDHSEYRENSLTQSIRELRKALGDSAQNPQFIRTFPQRGYQWICPVLAPEPQEPATQPPAQAPAEKQAPTPVAPDRRLSRPLVLSGLLAALLLVAGFWLVRNPGPLPAPDAQQETARHSTGLVVFPMLNDTGKAEFDWVQLGLADMLSVKLNQSSTLTVIPPALAKAWLLDAELSWPALPAQIRTLLRQRDYEAALFASVRLHNKQQVLTFQVIYADGRTQQGSMTYPQLAAAMHSVSHQLQRLLQPGQPQVEPQSSPAIAVQTLAQGRSLLQTQGAQAARKYFEAAHILEPENLWTQIQLAGTEVLLGQWQQATHRLQSLPDAQIQKDPALSAAQHYWLGELSYRRGEPNAAALTAEAVRAAMQANASPLLIQAYQLQAQMAWNEMDWEGHQRLTKQLIALLGTGQALRQDADQQFYLGRPASVGLERSPGNDLAANQVRLFKALNFYRQLGDQPRQAATLLAIAQNDQVEPPIRESSLSDAIALYRELDQPYELALALIYQGFYLMQTHQGDAAEGYFAEARTLAEQLGAQRLFLDSEFYLAFAAMDQGLDLQWLGKHPQQPQHLERADQAFTALRNKEGVSLLLKANIALFQGWIATDQHQTTLAMQHLDRAGRMAEDLNLPLTQSYVRYSKMRIHLEQGDYAAALAAGSIRPITRLEAIYKTRAQYELGHPEQALTTLAQFQADFPEQWLPEDSQRQQQYQLALAGNSVALPAEPKAHLVYCESSWL; encoded by the coding sequence ATGGCCTGCTATCAGTTTGCTGCATTTATCTTTGACGCCGACACCGGCCAGTTGCTTCACCAGACACCATCAGGTCAGACCGAAACCTATCTGCGCCATAAAGTGTCCCAGCTCCTGACCTATTTGCTGACCCATCCGGATCAGGTCCTTTCCAAGGACACCCTGCTGGAGGCACTGTGGGATCACAGTGAATACCGGGAAAATTCTCTGACGCAGAGCATTCGTGAACTCAGAAAAGCGCTGGGGGACAGTGCTCAGAATCCGCAATTTATCCGTACATTTCCGCAGCGCGGTTATCAGTGGATCTGCCCGGTTCTCGCCCCGGAGCCGCAGGAACCAGCCACGCAGCCACCTGCGCAAGCGCCCGCAGAAAAACAGGCGCCGACGCCAGTCGCGCCCGACCGCCGCTTGTCCAGACCTCTTGTGCTTTCAGGGCTGCTCGCAGCGCTGCTGCTCGTCGCCGGTTTCTGGCTGGTTCGCAATCCCGGGCCTTTGCCCGCACCTGACGCGCAGCAGGAAACCGCCCGGCACAGTACCGGGCTGGTGGTCTTTCCGATGCTCAATGACACGGGAAAAGCAGAATTCGACTGGGTGCAGCTCGGGCTCGCGGACATGCTGTCGGTAAAGCTCAATCAAAGCAGTACGCTCACGGTGATCCCGCCGGCACTCGCCAAAGCCTGGCTCTTGGATGCGGAACTGAGCTGGCCTGCCCTGCCGGCACAGATCCGGACACTGCTCCGGCAACGGGACTATGAAGCCGCCCTGTTTGCCAGCGTCCGGCTGCACAACAAACAGCAGGTCCTGACCTTTCAGGTCATTTATGCCGATGGCCGGACGCAGCAAGGCAGCATGACTTATCCGCAGTTGGCCGCGGCCATGCATTCGGTCAGCCACCAGCTCCAGCGATTGCTCCAGCCTGGCCAACCTCAGGTCGAGCCGCAGTCCTCCCCAGCTATCGCAGTGCAAACGCTGGCACAGGGGCGCTCATTACTGCAGACACAAGGCGCGCAGGCAGCCCGGAAATATTTCGAAGCGGCCCATATTCTGGAACCGGAGAATTTGTGGACCCAGATCCAGCTGGCAGGCACTGAGGTACTGCTGGGCCAATGGCAACAGGCCACGCATCGGCTGCAGTCACTGCCGGACGCGCAGATCCAAAAAGACCCGGCCTTGTCTGCTGCGCAGCATTACTGGCTCGGTGAGCTGAGTTACCGTCGTGGTGAGCCAAACGCAGCCGCGCTGACCGCCGAAGCCGTCCGGGCCGCAATGCAGGCCAATGCGTCGCCACTGCTGATTCAGGCGTATCAGTTGCAGGCACAGATGGCATGGAATGAAATGGACTGGGAAGGCCATCAGCGCCTGACCAAGCAGTTAATTGCCCTTCTGGGCACCGGACAAGCGCTGCGACAAGATGCCGATCAGCAGTTTTATCTGGGACGCCCGGCCAGTGTGGGTCTGGAAAGAAGCCCCGGTAACGATTTAGCGGCCAATCAGGTTCGCCTGTTCAAGGCGCTGAATTTTTACCGCCAGCTCGGAGACCAGCCGCGACAGGCTGCCACCTTGCTGGCGATTGCCCAGAATGATCAGGTCGAACCGCCCATCCGTGAATCATCCCTCAGTGATGCGATAGCCCTGTATCGTGAACTCGACCAGCCTTATGAGCTCGCCCTCGCGTTGATCTATCAGGGGTTTTATCTGATGCAGACCCATCAGGGCGACGCGGCTGAAGGCTATTTTGCAGAAGCCAGAACCCTGGCGGAACAGCTTGGCGCGCAGCGGTTGTTCCTCGACAGTGAGTTTTATCTGGCCTTTGCGGCCATGGATCAGGGACTCGATCTGCAATGGCTGGGCAAACATCCTCAGCAACCACAGCATCTGGAGCGGGCGGACCAGGCTTTTACGGCACTCCGGAACAAGGAAGGCGTTTCATTGCTGTTAAAGGCCAATATTGCTTTATTTCAGGGCTGGATCGCGACCGATCAACACCAGACAACGCTGGCCATGCAGCATCTGGATCGGGCTGGACGTATGGCGGAAGATCTCAATCTGCCGCTGACCCAGAGCTATGTCCGTTACAGTAAAATGCGTATTCATTTAGAACAGGGCGATTATGCCGCGGCCCTCGCAGCGGGAAGCATACGCCCGATCACACGGCTGGAAGCGATTTACAAGACGCGGGCCCAGTATGAACTGGGCCACCCCGAGCAGGCATTAACCACGCTGGCCCAGTTTCAGGCAGACTTTCCCGAGCAATGGCTACCTGAGGATTCACAGCGCCAGCAACAATACCAGCTGGCTTTAGCGGGTAATTCTGTCGCCCTCCCGGCGGAGCCGAAAGCACACCTCGTCTACTGCGAGAGCAGCTGGCTGTAA